A single region of the Pectinophora gossypiella chromosome 2, ilPecGoss1.1, whole genome shotgun sequence genome encodes:
- the LOC126377917 gene encoding splicing factor 3B subunit 6 → MALALQRRANVRLPPEVNRILYIRNLPYKISAEEMYDIFGKYGAIRQIRVGNTPETRGTAFVVYEDIFDAKNACDHLSGFNVCNRYLVVLYYRSNKAFKGMDIEKKQEELDTLKKKYGISTEDLRK, encoded by the exons ATGGCTTTAGCCCTGCAAAGACGAGCAAAT GTACGCCTTCCCCCAGAAGTTAATAGAATTCTGTATATTAGAAATTTACCATACAAAATATCAGCAGAAGAAATGTATGACATCTTTGGAAAATATGGAGCAATAAGACAAATTCGAGT GGGCAACACTCCAGAAACCAGAGGTACAGCATTTGTTGTGTATGAAGACATTTTTGATGCCAAGAATGCCTGTGACCATCTCTCCGGATTCAATGTTTGCAACAGATATTTAGTGGTTCTGTATTATCGATCTAACAAAGCCTTCAAGGGTATGGATATTGAGAAGAAACAGGAAGAACTGGATactttgaaaaagaaatacgGTATATCCACAGAAGATTTACGAAAATAA
- the LOC126377512 gene encoding uncharacterized protein LOC126377512, which yields MMESLLISRLQDIINHIEIVTKQCETFLQKEISDIDKQQAEIATKKLENLHSRFSTELNNYFRLSIEPSADDISMFSAIQLNSEEILIELTIKLKDLREDRSERSNKATYSELPKLNLPEFSGDVLQWQQFWDHFTSNIDSRHLPDVDKLLYLKASLSGDAKRAVEGLETTNRNYQIAVSILKERYGKEHYIIDAHYAALYKIKAADRTAEDCRRTLNEVERHLRVLNSLGENTNHNHLRFIIIEKFPEEIVYELKMLLKTDSIEDMRKQLEIIISAREDANRIAQEKSQKEIRHYTVETFHGTDSVNQHKPSSGSRRFKIQECFKNLKDKHQDWKMKMRFAPNYKNNNYNNNRMLPNKRKFENSYKRDINMKKPRLNCIFCSGAHYNDQCKTVRTIKDRQIKLKGRCFYCFVQGHCSKSCKINKKCIHCGGRHNRALCPKVCDSVKVKTLHTNTSDKSGNSTTVLQTAVVTALNENKCDKVNCLILMDSGSQRSYVTKRIATELNLAVIEEHHLSVFTFGTDQPLEYDSPLVKLNILTRTNEEVVLYANVVPTIAQHVSYPGEELYHWKNECILADDGSLGDQVDILIGNDYYFTVIDTTKKQISKNLFLVDSKFGWMLTGKTEKKNIDNLSVITYFQSNKETKLNKPDLPLDNMHLKNLWDLECIGITDSPNTTKEEEAMKNFNDNTKYKDKRYFVCWPWNNNVSNLPTNLGLVTGRLINLLRRMDKDTLKLYDETIRNQLEDGIIEAVPSDEIDHSIHTIHYLPHHGVKTPGKAVRIVYDASAKLKQGVSLNECLRAGPVLLEDLTGLLIRFRSHKTAITADVEKAFLQIGLQDDSKDVTRFLWLKDITKAATDDNIIHLRFCRVPFGVISSPFLLNATIKYHLMQSANKAVQQVSGDIYVDNLVTGTKTTLQAITLYSSLKRQFEKISMNLREWSSNSKEFKEKIPDVLDKEVVKVLGLDWNTNKDTIQLRPNNVDLQTTKRGVLRTIASTYDPCGFVAPSLLSPKLFMQDLWKSKIKWDSKLPKELFEEWRNIYNNLETEQEEIPRYYTKDFESKESQLHCFTDASTKAYAAEVYIVNENGKGFVIGKSRLTPIKDQDNLKIPRLELLGVLIGSRLLKYVEKSLQIKIRKQFLWTDSQIVIDWYNSNKLLTPFVSRRIGEIKQNKNLTVRYVPTELNPADVATRPNKTKQEKTYWLKGPDFLLQNENTWPTNLLKELSLLTSEEPLKIGEHLENVHEATKSLNNKEENKTSKHYSKSKQIEEMKRIQETYFPDEVNMKETALSRNLRLFKDDDGLLRSKGRFENTEWSFDMKYPILLPKNCDFTNSLIKRIHEDNYHVGANHTLSLIRKLYWIPQGKAQVQKIIRQCSSCIKHGGGPFKLPPTPALPAERVNYSSPFTFTGLDYLGPILVKTENGVSKRWICLFTCLAVRAIHLEMVQDLSAKEGLFALRRMISTRGTPGLIISDNASQFKLISELLTNPYCKENKITWKFIPQLSPWFGGFYERLVSLVKHCMKRTLHKHLLNDSEINTVIKEIEAILNTRPLTCVDSEMVHILKPADFLMMGKCIRTETISAKDILIEGTTTKQDLIQGWKKALVILDEFKDMFMNRYLSSLRERFQNSLKEPRIKSQLIPKEGQVVQIKGDTKNREDWKVGRIVSLTTSKDGFCRVANVKVGNKIYTRSITQLYPLEVEDFDNENIENSSENIGQTLKRTRIVGSVNDSRPIDIPEEVITNIQNKDNNIEMETVRDSTKRIIDGVTEVVSEPENDITEVVNESENDVNEQENDNESRPVRAAATRALEKIREWTANLVALL from the coding sequence ATGATGGAGTCATTACTAATTTCTAGACTCCAAGATATAATAAATCATATCGAGATTGTGACGAAACAGTGCGAAACATTCTTACAAAAGGAAATAAGTGATATTGACAAACAGCAAGCAGAAATTGCTACCAAAAAATTGGAAAATCTTCATTCTCGTTTTTCAACTgaattaaacaattattttcggTTGAGTATCGAACCATCTGCTGATGACATCTCAATGTTTAGTGCTATTCAATTAAATTCCGAGGAAATTCTCATAGAGTTGACCATAAAGTTAAAAGATTTGCGTGAAgaccgaagtgaacggtcaaataAAGCTACTTATAGTGAATTACCAAAATTGAACTTACCTGAGTTTAGTGGTGATGTGTTGCAATGGCAACAGTTCTGGGACCATTTCACATCAAATATTGATAGTAGACACTTACCGGACGTGGACAAATTATTGTACTTGAAGGCTTCATTATCTGGAGATGCAAAGAGAGCTGTTGAAGGATTAGAAACAACAAATAGAAACTATCAGATTGCTGTATCGATTCTTAAGGAACGATATGGTAAGGAACATTACATAATTGATGCTCACTATGCTgccttatataaaattaaggcTGCGGACAGGACTGCTGAAGATTGTCGGAGAACTCTTAATGAAGTAGAGCGGCATCTACGAGTTTTAAATTCACTTGGTGAGAATACTAACCATAACCATCTgcggtttattattattgaaaagtttcctgAAGAGATAGTGTATGAGTTAAAGATGTTGTTAAAGACAGATTCTATTGAAGATATGAGAAAACAATTAGAGATTATTATTTCAGCAAGAGAGGATGCTAATAGAATTGCTCAAGAGAAAAGTCAAAAGGAAATTAGACATTACACGGTTGAGACATTCCACGGTACAGATAGTGTGAACCAACATAAACCGTCAAGCGGTTCAAGAAGGTTTAAGATCCAAGAATGTTTTAAGAATTTAAAGGATAAACATCAGGATTGGAAAATGAAAATGAGATTTGCTCCCAACTAcaagaataataattacaataataatagaatgcttcctaataaaagaaaatttgaaAATTCATATAAGAGAGATATAAACATGAAAAAACCaagattaaattgtattttctgCTCAGGAGCACATTACAATGATCAATGTAAGACTGTAAGAACTATTAAGGACAGACAAATCAAATTAAAGGGCCGATGCTTTTATTGCTTTGTTCAAGGTCATTGCAGTAAgtcatgtaaaataaataaaaaatgtatacattgtGGAGGAAGGCATAACAGAGCTTTATGTCCAAAAGTTTGTGATTCTGTGAAAGTGAAAACATTGCATACAAATACTTCAGACAAATCTGGAAATTCTACAACGGTGTTACAGACAGCAGTAGTTACTgcattaaatgaaaataaatgcgACAAAGTGAATTGTCTGATCCTTATGGACTCTGGCAGTCAACGTTCATATGTAACAAAGAGGATTGCTACTGAATTGAATTTAGCTGTAATAGAAGAACACCATCTTTCCGTCTTCACCTTCGGAACTGATCAACCATTGGAATATGATAGTCCATTagtgaaattaaatatacttaccagAACTAACGAAGAAGTCGTACTGTACGCCAATGTTGTACCAACCATTGCACAGCATGTTAGTTATCCTGGAGAAGAACTTTATCATTGGAAAAATGAATGTATCTTGGCAGACGATGGTTCACTTGGAGACCAAGTGGACATCCTCATCGGCAATGACTATTATTTCACGGTTATAGACACAACAAAGAAACAAATAAGTAAGAACTTATTTTTAGTGGATTCTAAATTTGGATGGATGTTGACAGGGaaaacagaaaagaaaaatatagataatttatcagttattacttactttcagtcaaataaagaaacaaaattgaaTAAACCGGACTTACCTTTAGACAACATGCACCTGAAAAACTTATGGGACCTTGAATGTATTGGAATTACTGACTCTCCCAACACTACTAAAGAGGAAGAAGCTATGAAGAACTTTAATGATAACACAAAATACAAGGACAAGAGATATTTTGTATGCTGGCCATGGAATAATAATGTTTCAAATCTACCTACTAATCTTGGACTAGTGACAGGAAGATTAATCAATTTATTAAGACGAATGGATAAAGACACATTAAAGTTATATGATGAGACAATTAGAAACCAACTTGAAGATGGAATCATTGAAGCTGTTCCCTCTGATGAAATAGATCACAGTATACATACCATACATTACCTGCCACATCATGGAGTAAAGACACCTGGAAAAGCTGTTCGTATTGTATATGATGCGTCAGCAAAACTGAAACAAGGAGTTAGTCTCAATGAATGTCTTCGAGCTGGACCAGTATTACTAGAAGATTTAACAGGATTATTGATAAGATTCAGATCTCATAAAACAGCGATAACAGCAGACGTTGAAAAGGCATTTTTACAAATTGGACTTCAAGATGACAGTAAAGATGTTACTAGATTTCTATGGCTCAAAGATATAACAAAAGCAGCTACTGATGACAATATTATACACCTTCGCTTTTGTCGAGTACCGTTTGGGGTCATATCTAGTCCATTCTTGTTAAACGCTACTATCAAGTACCATTTAATGCAGTCGGCTAATAAGGCTGTACAGCAAGTTTCTGGCGACATATATGTAGACAATTTGGTTACTGGGACGAAGACGACATTACAAGCGATTACATTATACAGCagtttaaaaagacaatttgaGAAGATATCTATGAATCTAAGAGAGTGGAGTTCCAACTCGAAAGAATTTAAAGAGAAGATACCAGATGTACTTGACAAAGAAGTTGTCAAGGTTCTCGGCTTAGACTGGAATACAAACAAAGATACAATCCAATTGAGACCAAACAATGTTGACTTACAAACTACTAAACGAGGAGTCTTAAGGACAATTGCTTCTACTTACGATCCATGTGGATTTGTTGCACCATCGTTGTTGTCACCAAAATTGTTCATGCAAGATCTATggaaaagcaaaattaaatGGGATTCAAAGTTACCCAAAGAATTATTTGAAGAATGGAGaaacatatataataatttagaaactgAACAGGAAGAAATACCAAGATATTATACAAAGGACtttgaaagtaaagaaagtCAGTTACATTGTTTCACGGATGCATCAACGAAGGCTTATGCAGCTGAAGTATATATAGTAAATGAAAATGGCAAAGGATTTGTAATAGGTAAATCACGGTTAACACCTATCAAGGACCAAGATAATTTGAAAATACCTCGTCTAGAATTATTAGGCGTGCTGATTGGCAGTAGACTATTGAAGTATGTTGAGAAATCTTtgcaaattaaaataagaaaacaattCTTATGGACAGACAGTCAGATTGTCATCGACTGGTATAATTCAAACAAGTTGTTAACACCTTTTGTCTCTAGAAGAATTGGAgagataaaacaaaacaagaatCTTACTGTACGATATGTTCCAACAGAGTTGAATCCTGCAGATGTTGCAACACGCCCTAATAAAACTAAACAAGAGAAGACATACTGGCTTAAGGGTCCAGATTTCCTTCTACAGAATGAAAATACATGGCCTACTAACTTATTAAAAGAACTTTCACTTCTGACATCAGAAGAGCCGTTGAAGATAGGTGAACATTTGGAGAATGTTCATGAAGCTACAAAgtcattaaataataaagaagaaaataaaactagTAAACATTATAGTAAGTCAAAACAAATAGAAGAAATGAAAAGAATACAAGAAACTTATTTTCCTGATGAGGTTAATATGAAAGAAACTGCTTTAAGTCGAAATCTACGATTATTTAAAGATGATGATGGTTTGTTAAGAAGCAAAGGAAGATTTGAAAATACTGAATGGTCGTTTGACATGAAATACCCAATTTTATTGCCCAAGAACTGTGACTTCACAAATAGTTTAATAAAGAGAATACATGAAGACAACTACCATGTTGGAGCCAATCATACACTGAGTTTAATTCGGAAGTTGTACTGGATACCACAGGGTAAAGCTCAAGTTCAAAAGATTATAAGACAGTGTTCGAGCTGTATCAAGCATGGAGGCGGTCCATTCAAACTTCCGCCTACTCCTGCACTTCCTGCTGAAAGAGTGAACTATAGTTCACCTTTTACATTTACTGGACTTGATTATTTAGGACCAATATTAGTAAAGACTGAAAATGGAGTTTCCAAGAGGTGGATTTGTTTATTCACTTGTTTAGCTGTAAGAGCTATACATCTAGAAATGGTACAAGATTTATCTGCTAAAGAAGGGCTATTTGCTCTAAGACGAATGATTTCTACAAGAGGGACTCCTGGTTTGATAATTTCAGACAATGCTTCACAATTCAAACTTATATCAGAGCTTCTAACCAATCCATACTGTAAAGAGAATAAAATTACATGGAAATTTATACCACAGTTATCACCATGGTTTGGTGGTTTTTATGAGAGACTAGTGAGTCTAGTAAAGCATTGTATGAAGAGAACATTGCATAAACATTTGTTAAATGACAGTGAAATCAATACAGTTATTAAAGAAATTGAAGCTATTTTAAATACAAGACCACTTACCTGTGTCGATTCAGAAATGGTGCATATACTGAAACCAGCTGATTTTTTGATGATGGGTAAATGTATCAGGACAGAGACAATAAGTGCTAAAGATATTCTTATTGAAGGCACAACAACGAAACAAGATTTGATTCAAGGCTGGAAAAAAGCTTTAGTAATTCTGGATGAGTTTAAAGACATGTTTATGAACCGATACCTTTCTAGTCTTCGGGAAAGATTTCAAAATTCATTAAAGGAGCCAAGAATTAAGTCTCAGTTAATACCTAAAGAAGGACAGGTAGTACAGATAAAAGGAGATACAAAAAATAGAGAAGATTGGAAAGTGGGTAGAATAGTCTCACTTACTACAAGCAAAGATGGATTTTGTAGAGTAGCTAATGTTAAAGTTGGAAACAAGATATATACGAGATCAATCACTCAGTTGTATCCGCTTGAAGTTGAGGATTTCGATAATGAGAATATTGAGAATAGTTCTGAAAATATTGGTCAAACTCTAAAGAGAACAAGAATAGTTGGTTCCGTGAATGATTCAAGGCCTATAGACATTCCTGAAGAGGTAAttactaatatacaaaataaagataataatatagaaaTGGAAACTGTAAGAGACAGCACTAAACGAATAATTGATGGGGTTACTGAAGTTGTCAGTGAACCAGAAAATGATATTACTGAAGTTGTTAATGAATCAGAAAATGATGTTAATGAACAAGAGAATGATAATGAGTCTAGACCGGTGCGTGCCGCTGCCACGAGAGCCCTGGAAAAGATAAGGGAATGGACGGCCAACTTGGTCGCCCTACTATGA
- the LOC126377927 gene encoding histone H1.4-like, with protein MAKKASHNSVHASTYVAKKASHNSVHASTYVANKASHNSVHASTYMAKKASHNSVHASTYVAKKASHNSVHASTNVAKKASHNSVHASTYMAKKASHNSAPYS; from the exons atggccaagaaagcctctcataacagtgtgcacgccagcacttac gtggccaagaaagcctctcataacagtgtgcacgccagcacttacgtggccaacaaagcctctcataacagtgtgcacgccagcacttacatggccaagaaagcctctcataacagtgtgcacgccagcacttacgtggccaagaaagcctctcataacagtgtgcacgccagcactaacgtggccaagaaagcctctcataacagtgtgcacgccagcacttacatggccaagaaagcctctcataacagtgcacCATACTCTTAG